Proteins from a genomic interval of Notoacmeibacter ruber:
- a CDS encoding VirB3 family type IV secretion system protein, translating to MQNTPLFIGLTREVTFAGLPILYLVVLIVITMLGFILSQSFIYLITVSSVGYAALRGLAAYDPKIINVFIATVQKTRMSPELMKGEGLVYHA from the coding sequence ATGCAGAACACACCGCTTTTCATTGGCTTGACGCGCGAAGTCACCTTTGCCGGGCTGCCGATCCTCTACCTCGTCGTGCTGATCGTCATCACCATGCTCGGGTTCATCCTCAGCCAATCCTTTATCTATCTGATCACGGTCAGCAGCGTCGGTTACGCCGCGCTTCGCGGGCTCGCCGCCTATGACCCCAAAATCATCAACGTCTTCATCGCGACCGTGCAGAAGACCCGCATGTCGCCCGAGCTGATGAAGGGCGAAGGGCTGGTCTATCATGCTTGA
- a CDS encoding TrbC/VirB2 family protein: MEDFIRNITSHNVVSVLGMTLLISALLTEPSAAQDFSGMETFLEEIVDLITGPIGVAISALAVIAVGFSFMTGRMDWVFAASIVIGIAIVFGGATFVEGLSAS; this comes from the coding sequence ATGGAAGATTTCATTCGTAATATCACCTCGCATAATGTCGTTTCAGTCTTGGGAATGACATTGTTGATCTCTGCGCTTCTGACGGAGCCAAGCGCCGCTCAGGATTTCTCCGGCATGGAGACGTTTCTGGAAGAGATCGTCGATCTCATTACGGGACCGATCGGCGTCGCCATTTCCGCCTTGGCCGTCATTGCGGTCGGTTTCTCCTTCATGACGGGCCGCATGGACTGGGTGTTCGCGGCCTCGATCGTCATCGGCATCGCGATCGTCTTCGGCGGCGCGACCTTCGTCGAGGGCCTGTCCGCCTCCTGA
- a CDS encoding lytic transglycosylase domain-containing protein, with protein sequence MTATEAAAPPQTSPVTALATAGSLPFSARQDIPDIHILVEADAILFDKADSPVVRVGPQPASFRAISHRPPSRIDAQKFVPGQALARALTALGHKPLRNDPTVTATEAVAPPPASPVAALATVGSTIRDWHKQIALLETTRRELKLPHPRRLGQRLSQSQRKMRDLAIAVGRRFAKRPAVARADLSEEGFVALFLKLIQRESNFNPRAVSPVGARGLGQLMPATAKMLGVRNSFAPHQNLTGAAAYLTDMLDRFGKPELALAAYNAGPGNVRKYNGIPPFHETRQYVSDIFHAVSHTPNPPYQVIEDGSNRLRGDHAHATLLAFDEEQDETRAEANALLEKMARQEPVPVDVEPAPAPRAKETLPETKRKAAKGRAAVPQRRAVKKHASAKSLKVSVSRNATRQERALAVMKARARAKAEARRQAAEDARKARRARTAKPASESSRQERRLAKMRARAEARAEKRRSDPDKARAARVRADKRAAKRQARALERKKAIVAARAEKRRAAKNR encoded by the coding sequence GTGACGGCCACAGAGGCGGCAGCCCCTCCCCAGACGTCCCCCGTCACCGCCCTGGCCACGGCCGGGTCGCTCCCCTTTTCGGCACGGCAGGATATTCCCGATATCCATATCCTCGTCGAGGCTGATGCCATCCTGTTCGATAAGGCGGATTCACCTGTCGTTCGCGTCGGTCCCCAGCCGGCAAGCTTTCGGGCGATCAGCCATCGCCCTCCTTCGCGGATCGACGCGCAGAAATTCGTTCCGGGCCAAGCCCTCGCCCGAGCCCTTACAGCATTGGGGCACAAGCCCCTCCGTAACGACCCGACCGTGACAGCTACAGAGGCGGTTGCCCCTCCCCCTGCCTCCCCCGTCGCCGCCCTGGCCACGGTCGGGTCGACCATCCGCGATTGGCATAAGCAGATCGCTCTGTTGGAAACCACTCGTCGAGAGCTGAAACTGCCGCATCCGCGTCGACTTGGTCAGCGCCTGTCGCAGAGCCAGCGAAAGATGCGCGATCTTGCCATCGCCGTTGGCCGTCGCTTCGCCAAGCGACCCGCCGTTGCGCGTGCTGATCTCAGCGAAGAGGGGTTCGTGGCGCTGTTTCTGAAGTTGATCCAGAGGGAAAGCAATTTCAATCCGCGGGCGGTTTCGCCTGTCGGTGCGCGCGGCCTCGGCCAGCTCATGCCGGCGACGGCGAAGATGCTGGGTGTCCGCAATTCCTTCGCTCCGCATCAGAACCTGACCGGCGCGGCCGCTTACCTCACCGACATGCTGGATCGGTTCGGCAAACCTGAACTGGCCCTTGCCGCTTACAATGCGGGACCCGGCAATGTCCGTAAATATAATGGCATTCCACCCTTTCACGAGACCCGGCAATATGTGTCAGACATCTTTCATGCGGTCAGTCATACGCCCAATCCGCCCTATCAAGTGATCGAGGACGGGTCGAACCGTCTCAGGGGCGATCATGCGCATGCCACGCTGCTGGCCTTCGACGAAGAGCAGGACGAGACACGAGCCGAAGCAAATGCGTTGCTGGAAAAGATGGCACGCCAGGAGCCGGTTCCGGTTGACGTGGAGCCCGCTCCGGCGCCGCGTGCGAAAGAAACGCTGCCAGAGACCAAGCGCAAAGCGGCCAAAGGTCGGGCTGCCGTGCCACAGCGACGCGCTGTGAAAAAACACGCGTCCGCCAAGAGTCTGAAGGTTTCGGTATCGCGGAATGCCACCCGGCAGGAGCGCGCTCTTGCCGTCATGAAGGCCCGCGCCCGCGCCAAGGCCGAGGCACGCAGACAAGCCGCCGAGGATGCACGAAAGGCGCGCCGCGCAAGAACCGCCAAACCAGCCAGCGAAAGCAGCCGGCAGGAGCGTCGTCTGGCGAAGATGCGAGCGCGCGCCGAAGCGCGGGCGGAGAAACGCCGGAGCGATCCGGACAAGGCGCGGGCGGCACGGGTTCGTGCGGACAAACGCGCGGCGAAGCGTCAGGCCCGGGCGCTGGAGCGCAAAAAGGCCATCGTCGCGGCAAGGGCTGAAAAGCGCCGCGCGGCAAAGAATCGGTAG